A genomic region of Fundulus heteroclitus isolate FHET01 chromosome 24, MU-UCD_Fhet_4.1, whole genome shotgun sequence contains the following coding sequences:
- the LOC105919358 gene encoding small integral membrane protein 11A: MINWKALDNVPLLFYILALKTLLLCLGFAGVKIYQSRKADEALKKQQAEKRRLAQQAQELIDNLKED; this comes from the exons ATGATCAACTGGAAG GCTTTAGACAACGTCCCCCTCCTCTTCTACATCCTGGCCCTGAAGACGCTGCTGCTGTGCCTGGGCTTCGCCGGGGTCAAGATTTACCAGAGCAGGAAGGCGGACGAGGCGCTGAAGAAGCAGCAGGCCGAGAAGAGGAGGCTGGCCCAGCAGGCGCAGGAGCTCATCGACAACTTGAAGGAGGACTGA